The genomic interval GTGGAACCTTCCAACATGGGACAAACCCGCATTTGCCTGTCTCTCCTCACGGTTTCCTTATGGCATGCGTATCACCCGTGAACTCCTGCGACAGGTGGATGCCGCCGAGCAATTTCTTTACGATTTAGGCATCCGTCAATTCCGAGTTCGACACCACGGCGATCTCGCACGCATTGAACTCGAAGCGGAAGAGATCGCGCGGATGCTTTCAAAAACCGTGCGCCGTGACATCAGCACGCACTTCAAAACACTCGGATATACGCATGTCGCGCTCGATCTGCAGGGGTATCGTTCCGGGAGCCTTAACGAGGGGGTCACGACTTCGTAATATATGTCCAACCAACAAACACAATCGCTTATCGGCGTAGAGACCTTTAGTTGGAAGAAGTGGGATGCTTGCACACACTGCGGACTTTGTCTGCCAACCTGTCCAACCTACCGAGAATTAGGATTAGAAACGGATTCACCAAGGGGTAGATTATACCTCATGGGAAGTGCCTTCAAGGCTGAAGATGCTACTCCACTCAACGAGGAATGGTCAGAATATATTTATAGGTGCTTAGACTGTCGGGCGTGTGAAACCGCCTGCCCTTCCGGCGTTCACTTTGGAGAACTGCTTGAGGAGGCACGCGCTATTTATGAACAGAATGCACCCCGTTCAGCGGCTTACCGATTCTGGACGAACCTTGTCTTTAAACAAATTTTACCCAATAAAGAACGGTTGGACTTAATTTTTGAACTGATGTGGCTCTACCAGAGACTCGGTCTCCGATGGCTCGTTCAAAAAACGGGTATTCTGAAGCTGATGGGACAACTCGGGCAGATGGAATCATTACTCCCGAAGATCCCACCGCCACAATTGAAATATACGATACGCGACATTACACCTGCTGAAGGTGAAACCCGATATCGTGTCGGATTCATACCCGGATGCATTATGAATCAAGTCTTCACAGAGACAAACGTCGCAACTATTCGGGTATTAGCACAGAATGGCTGTGAGGTCGTCACCCCACGCCAGCAGACCTGTTGTGGAGCGTTACACCTTCACAACGGCGTGCGAGATGTCGCCTCATCTCTCGCGAAGCAGAACATTGATGCATTTGAAACAGAAAACTTAGACGCGATTATCATCAACTCCGCCGGTTGCGGTGCGACGCTTAAAGAATACGAGGCACTTTTAGAGGGAGATGCGGCTTACGCCGAGAAGGCAGAACGGTTCAGCCATAAGATGCGAGACATCAGCGAATTCTTAGCAGAGATTGAGATGGTCGCACCGACAGGAAAAATCGAAAAACGCGTTACCTACGATGAACCGTGCCATCTCCTTCATGGGCAAAGCGTTCAGACACAACCGCGTAAGGTTCTTCAAACGATACCCGGGTTGGAGTTGATTGAATTAACCGAATCCGAATGGTGTTGCGGGAGTGCGGGGATCTATAACATCACACAACCGGAACTATCACAGGAAATCTTGGAACGGAAGATGGCACAC from Candidatus Poribacteria bacterium carries:
- a CDS encoding (Fe-S)-binding protein, with translation MSNQQTQSLIGVETFSWKKWDACTHCGLCLPTCPTYRELGLETDSPRGRLYLMGSAFKAEDATPLNEEWSEYIYRCLDCRACETACPSGVHFGELLEEARAIYEQNAPRSAAYRFWTNLVFKQILPNKERLDLIFELMWLYQRLGLRWLVQKTGILKLMGQLGQMESLLPKIPPPQLKYTIRDITPAEGETRYRVGFIPGCIMNQVFTETNVATIRVLAQNGCEVVTPRQQTCCGALHLHNGVRDVASSLAKQNIDAFETENLDAIIINSAGCGATLKEYEALLEGDAAYAEKAERFSHKMRDISEFLAEIEMVAPTGKIEKRVTYDEPCHLLHGQSVQTQPRKVLQTIPGLELIELTESEWCCGSAGIYNITQPELSQEILERKMAHIAETDADIVATGNPGCLLQIQLGIQKHGLSMKAMHPVNLLDYAYRDIPPEDFLPDQ